A genomic stretch from Pseudoliparis swirei isolate HS2019 ecotype Mariana Trench chromosome 18, NWPU_hadal_v1, whole genome shotgun sequence includes:
- the LOC130207786 gene encoding V-set and transmembrane domain-containing protein 2-like protein codes for MGALGVVMRLLQVLQSLQFLQYAGLYVDVHAALSGGDGEPENRISGNALFTEVPRDVATQSGQDVEMACSFRGAGSPSHLLEIQWWYTKDHEDQQEEADQIILNNVAPLEETSRGATKISVVKVAGSNISHKLRLSGVTPADEGTYECRVIDFSSGAAGEGRHRAHARLQVAPERSRAGGGRRGTARRRRAGD; via the exons ATGGGAGCCTTGGGGGTCGTGATGCGGCTCTTACAGGTCCTACAGTCCTTACAGTTTTTACAGTACGCGGGACTATATGTTGACGTGCACGCGGCTCTgagcggaggagacggagaaccGGAGAACCGCATCTCTGGAAACG CTCTCTTCACCGAGGTGCCCCGTGACGTCGCCACGCAGAGCGGCCAGGACGTGGAGATGGCGTGCTCCTTCCGGGGGGCGGGCTCTCCCTCCCACCTGCTGGAGATCCAGTGGTGGTACACGAAGGACCAcgaagaccagcaggaggaggcggaTCAGATCATCCTGAACAAC GTTGCCCCCCTGGAGGAGACGTCCAGAGGCGCCACCAAAATTAGT GTGGTGAAAGTCGCCGGCAGCAACATCTCCCACAAGCTGCGGCTCTCCGGCGTCACGCCGGCGGACGAGGGCACGTACGAGTGCCGCGTCATCGACTTCAGCAGCGgcgcggcgggggaggggcggcaCCGCGCGCACGCCCGCCTGCAGGTGGCGCCCGAGAGGAGCCGAGCCGGCGGCGGCCGCAGGGGAACCGCCAGACGGAGGAGGGCCGGAGACTGA
- the tgm2b gene encoding protein-glutamine gamma-glutamyltransferase 2, with product MAQDLELDAWDLQSELNGVDHRTEPGGAGRLVVRRGRPFSLTLQSGGFLPDGGLACTAETGPQPSEQYGTRASFGLSAAVDASRWSAAITGAPGAPLTLSVCAAPDAPIGRYTLTLGRSGRVQFILLFNPWCTGDAVYMEDQRSLAEYVLAQDGLIYRGSYKHPVTTPWNFGQFESGILDVCLRILDMNPKHLRNPGKDCSGRRNPVYVSRVLSAMVNCNDDDRGVLLGKWTAGYEGGVSPLSWGGSAEILRRWDAAACQPVRYGQCWVFAAVACSVSRALGIPCRVVTNYLSAHDNNGDLVIERHVNEKGELIQSREMIWNYHCWVESWMTRPDLKPDFDGWQVSDPTPQEKSEGCYCCGPVPVRAVKEGDLTFKYDAPFVYAEVNADVVTVMKKPDGSTSRVTTSTVVGQKISTKSVGSDAREDITHLYKYPEGSEEEREAFQKADHQNKLLQQRQSGGLRLAIKVTSDMRKGCDFDVFAVVTNNTSSDKKCRLVFGSCSVSYTGHLGDNCGFKDLLNVELPPGGERRVGLRLNYSKYGGLLTEDNLIRLAALLMDYSTREATLAVRNIVLENPEIKVRILGEPKENRKLAAEITLHNPLPETLENCCFSIEGANLTAGGVISERLGCSVGPGEDAKVTVYFTPTRSGLRKLLVDFNSDQLCHVKGYRNVIIGK from the exons atggcgcAAG ACCTGGAGCTCGATGCCTGGGACCTGCAGAGCGAGCTGAACGGCGTGGACCACCGCACCGAGCCGGGCGGCGCCGGGCGGCTGGTGGTGCGGCGCGGCCGGCCGTTCAGCCTGACGCTCCAATCAGGAGGCTTCCTGCCGGACGGCGGCCTGGCCTGCACCGcggagacag GCCCTCAGCCCTCGGAGCAGTACGGCACCCGGGCCTCGTTCGGCCTGTCGGCCGCCGTGGACGCCTCCCGCTGGAGCGCCGCCATCACCGGCGCCCCCGGCGCCCCGCTGACGCTGTCCGTGTGCGCCGCGCCCGACGCGCCCATCGGCCGCTACACCCTGACCCTGGGCCGGTCCGGGCGGGTCCAGTTCATCCTGCTCTTCAACCCTTGGTGCACGG GAGACGCCGTGTACATGGAGGACCAGCGGAGTTTGGCCGAGTACGTGTTGGCTCAGGACGGGCTCATCTACCGGGGCAGCTACAAGCATCCCGTCACCACGCCCTGGAACTTTGGCCAG TTTGAAAGTGGGATCCTGGACGTCTGTCTGAGGATTCTGGACATGAATCCTAAACACCTGAGGAATCCTGGCAAGGACTGCTCGGGGCGGAGGAACCCCGTCTACGTGTCCAGAGTGCTGAGCGCCATG gtgAACTGTAACGATGATGACCGCGGCGTCCTGCTGGGCAAGTGGACGGCGGGCTACGAGGGGGGGGTCAGCCCTCTGTCCTGGGGGGGCAGCGCGGAGATCCTCCGCCGCTGGGACGCCGCGGCCTGCCAGCCGGTCCGCTACGGCCAGTGCTGGGTGTTCGCTGCAGTGGCCTGCTCCG TCTCCAGAGCTCTGGGCATCCCCTGCCGGGTCGTCACCAACTACCTGTCGGCCCACGACAACAACGGCGACCTGGTCATCGAACGCCACGTCAACGAGAAGGGAGAACTCATCCAGTCCAGAGAAATGATCTG GAACTACCACTGCTGGGTGGAGAGTTGGATGACCCGGCCGGACCTCAAACCGGATTTTGATGGTTGGCAGGTCAGTGACCCGACGCCTCAGGAGAAAAGTGAAG GGTGCTACTGCTGCGGCCCCGTCCCCGTCCGGGCCGTGAAGGAGGGCGACCTCACCTTCAAGTACGACGCCCCGTTCGTCTACGCCGAGGTGAACGCCGACGTGGTCACCGTCATGAAGAAGCCCGACGGCAGCACGTCGAGGGTCACCACCTCCACGGTGGTGGGCCAGAAGATCAGCACCAAGAGCGTGGGCAGCGACGCCCGGGAGGACATCACTCACCTGTACAAGTACCCCGAAG GCTCTGAGGAGGAGCGCGAGGCTTTCCAGAAGGCCGACCACCAGAACAAGCTGCTCCAGCAGCGGCAGAGCGGAGGCCTCCGGCTCGCCATCAAGGTGACGTCGGACATGAGGAAGGGCTGCGACTTCGACGTGTTCGCCGTGGTGACCAACAACACGAGCAGCGACAAGAAGTGCCGCCTGGTGTTCggctcctgctccgtgtcctaCACGGGACACCTGGGAGACAACTGTGGCTTCAAGGATCTGCTCAATGTGGAACTCCCCccgggaggag AGCGGCGAGTCGGGCTCAGGCTGAACTACTCCAAGTACGGCGGCCTCCTGACCGAGGACAACCTGATCCGCCTGGCGGCTCTGCTGATGGACTACTCCACGAGAGAGGCGACGCTGGCCGTGAGGAACATCGTCCTGGAGAACCCGGAGATCAAAGTCAGA ATTCTGGGCGAGCCGAAGGAAAACCGAAAGCTGGCGGCGGAGATCACGCTCCACAACCCGCTGCCGGAGACGCTGGAGAACTGCTGCTTCAGCATCGAGGGCGCCAACCTCACCGCGGGGGGCGTCATCTCCGAGAG GCTGGGCTGCTCCGTGGGACCCGGGGAAGACGCCAAGGTGACGGTCTACTTCACGCCGACCCGCTCCGGCCTCAGGAAGCTGCTGGTCGACTTCAACAGCGACCAGCTGTGTCACGTCAAGGGATACAGAAACGTCATCATCGGGAAATAA